In Solenopsis invicta isolate M01_SB chromosome 6, UNIL_Sinv_3.0, whole genome shotgun sequence, the genomic window attaattattacttcaATTATGTCACAGAaccaaaatttttagaaatatctcagaaatatttaaaatgacaaataaaacatttcatataaatatgtcagcaatatttttaaaacagctTTGGAATAACAAAATGTTGGCAATTCTTCGAACGTAAAactttatagaaaaattgttgAAAGATTACTTACTAAAAAcatctacaatttttttgaaatattacagtTTTCAGGATAGGGAAAGtttgtataaatgtttaaatcacATACTAATTCAATAGATTTGCGCAACTTTTCAATACACAAATGCAGTAGTCGGTATGCCAGATCAAAGGTTACGTGCAttacaataaatacaattatatgttttatttattttcatattttataaaatattttaaaaattaaattttttattgtatattttatgttttgatAGTCATCGACAGTACTGAAAGTCTATACGTATACAATAACGTAAAATGTAGATTTTCTGTACTGGTGAATACATTCTTAATAATGacattaatgtttagaaataacaaaaatttttcataaaatttgtttgtaaattacaatctaatttttataaagataaatgtgttaataaaaaatgtactatataaatagtacaataaatgtactatataaaagataaagatgttaatataaagaattaaaagaattatgaagaaaagtttaatataaagataaattggCATAAACACTAGTTTAATATtgtaagttttaatattaattattaaataatgttattttaaaatttaatgttttacttttgaacactACAAAACTAAAGTTAGTTGAgtcaatatatttctttacctaaattaaattaaagctaatcgcctagaaaattaatttagtaaagtTAAAAGTTGAATGGATGAAAAACTAattcagttaaaagttaatttaaaattaaattaagttagttaaaagttaatattaaaaatcttatttatagtaaattaaaatatgtcataacttttaaaatcagattactctaaataacgatattacaattacaatataaatcattaaataaatttaatttaactttatttgtaaattaagtttctatgaagtaagaaaaaaatattgctttttgtATAAGAATGCATATAAAGAGttaacttatataaaattaaattaagtttaaagttattatctcttcaactttttatttaatttttaacttttgaactaataactattattaaattttataaaaagtaatgaaaaaggTAACGAATTTtagtaagtaatttttttaagtaacaataacctattactttttaaaacaagTAATTGCTTTTTACTAAAAGTAACACTGACGATAACGCCTTGCTCTAATGAAGTAATATTCTCTGAAGATAACTTTCCACAACCTTGACAGCCTAAGAGATGATTTTCAAGTATACTTAGCTGTAAGGATAATCAGCAGTTTACAGGCGTCTAAAACTTGCAGATCATATACAATTACGTGTAGATCGTtcgaattatatgtatataattcgAAATGATATAAGCATTtagaattatacaaattatctaaatttgtttatttaaaaaatatttagaatatttataatttgtaattataattattaataagtcaTAAGTATCAAgaagaaattctaaaaagtaaataaaatttatttataaaatattcataagatattgtttctgaaaaaaattaaatattgatttgaaatattagcatttttttctgtgttaaaataaagtttacaaatttattaattgtgctGCAGATTGTACAGCTtataaacgttaaaatataaataaaagtttgaaaattatttaaaaataggaaaacaattttaatctttacagataaatgttttgaaagggaaaaattaatttttgttatttttaaaatcaatttttaaagttttttattatacattttgatAATTGTTATGTGTTAAAGAAGTTAAATTGAAACGAGGTATAgatatataaacttaaaaaattaaaacaataataaattcctCAATTTTTGAAATGAAGGTTTTAgacaaactaaaaatataatttaatttttgttttagagaattattaattgtaataacgtTATTCAATAACGAATCATTtggtattattatattttgagattGATGTCTTATGGCACAAAAAATAGAATACAATGTTGTTCTAAATGATTggattaaatacatatttttacattttatttccaaCATATGGGACTGCATTAAAAATGCTGACGATATTTGCTCACGTTAACtaaggacccatgttaatttaCACTCTTAGCAGAAGCCTCTTAGCTGTGTAAGATTATATAAACTACATATATTCCCGGTTTAAAAGGTTAAATTTAcgcattttgttaaaattacatgTCTTAACATATTTGCATCTTACAAGCTGGTAGAGTTGTGAAATAACGCTGACATCGTTGTTGTTGCtttcttttaataacaattacCTTTTTTTAGCCTTTACGTTTATCATtagtttcttattatttttataactatttaagttttaatattaatttttaaataatataattttaatttttaagtatctaaTGTCTTACTttagcattataaaaaaaataaggaaatagTAATAAACTGTTATTTTCTAAGTAACGCGTAACTTTTTAATGTTACGTTTTCAACTCTGAAAGCTTATttctaattttgaataataataataataacaataagagatgtatgcaataattaattttgtagtaaTAGAACTTtgacgaattaaaattaatggatagcaaaaataataataaataatatatttatttaataataaaggtaTTTCTAAAATCTAGCCACATCCATAAAGAATGAATGCTAAATAAGGGAGTATTTAAGGGGGCAACAATGTGTCCAATGAAACCTTCGAATAAATCTTATTCGCGAACGTCTTAAATATCTCCGAAACAGTATTCTCAAGAGCTGGCTTCATTTCGGCTACCACAGCTTTCCAGTTGTTGTTCAAAAAGAGATTCATGGAGTCAGATAGAGTTTTGTCACCGTTGAATAAATTGTCCAGATGGATGTTGGCATTTCCAACATCGAAATCTACGTAGAAGTCGGTAACGCGAATATGAGTTTCATTAGTTTTTTGAGACTGATAACGTTCGTTTTGGATGATAGCTGTGACGTCGATATCCGTAAAATTGCCTTTCGCCAATCCGTTTCCATTTAAAGGCAGCATTAGGATGTTTCCTTTCATATTATATTGCGCGTTCATCTCAAGACGTGGAATATAGAGTTTTAATTTAACGCGATTATTATCCATATCGATTCTGAAaaagatgaatataaataagttgcATGCAATTATCAACgatttacgaaaaatattttagcttaAGACGAGGAAACATATTGTTAAGCAGATTTTTGAAGTACAGATGAATTTTAACTTGTCATTGAATCTGAACCATCGTTCGGCTTACGTACTTGACTCTCTTTAAGATGAAACTCGTTCCACCTTGAACCTCGATGTCGGTATACGTCGATCTGATGGAAACTGGACCGGCTGACTGGCTAATTTCAATCTGTGGCACGCGAAGTGGTTCACAAGAAGGTATTTGCAATGCTGGAATGCCCGTCTTCAGATAAGGCCTTAACAAGTCGATGCTTTGCTTTATACATCCGTTTAGATTCGAATCATTGCGATGGCATATCTTTAGATACGGTGCTGAAATAGGATGTTTTGCGatgtgaaattttttcttgcatatgattgaaataataattcatgtaaaattcattaaaataattattcacaactcaacaattaagtgatattaatataaatcgtTAGAAGGAatagaacaataaaaatttgtgcgTTATCTTcttctgcaataaaaaatgttgcatatcgaatttcaaagttattatctaattttataaaacgttattataaaataaattttatctgcCATTAATCATGTGTAAAGTATCATATGAAAGATGTGACATTTTTATGAAAGTAAGTTTtagtatttacatattattttttatactatttattcaATTACAGTAAACTGATGTAAATAGTATTAAACtctattacaattaaaaaaacgcATTCAGCTAAgacatttttcatatataatttaattatataaaaatgtaatatatatgtataattatacacaaATCTCtcattatattcatatataagtAGATTTGttcatatatgatatatataaatatacaatatataaatatgtcttTATTTTACTAGGATAttaatacaagaaataaaaaaaggaaagtgGTGGtggaatatcattttattttataatataatttaatgaatattaacgcgacacaatttttatcaataagtgatattaaaacaaaattctattaacattttatttaaaaaaaatttttttaataagttttttagattaaaaaataacgtttttctataatggaaattaaaaatgtcctataatatagattttaacgaaattttaacggttgcttttagaattcaacgcgaattgtACGAAATATCATAGTAGTTCCCCACCCCACATGTACTTCAGGACTATCGTTTTTCCTCTGTTAATTGAATAAACGTTTATcaatttgaaaataactttttaattccttttagttttttctataaaaaataaaagcaaaatttttaaaataattttttattttgtgagaaatgtaaaaaaattattaaaagttttcaGTTACAGTTATATTTTGTTCTTCAGAAATTGTCTGAAAATCAATGAGATCGACACTTACACAGTTAATCTGCAATAGttggataaataaaagtaaataagtatttatatatttatatgcttttaatataaacagcctataaaagtttataaaataattgatattactTACGTATATCACGAGCTCCCACTGCAACAaatccaatttttataaacaaaaatccaAATATGTATACGCTGGATTGCATTGTGCTTGCGGTGAATTCCGTGCGTAGACTTGTCAGTACATCGAAGTGTTACTGATTATAAGcatgaattttatttcaatcattaCAATGCGCTGATTAAGCGATATTGTAGACACGTTGTCCCTCTTTATAAACCTCATGACAAATCGATGTCGACACGAAACGATTATGCTTATGCGACATGATTTATGCTTTTCCTCGTGACACAGTTAAATTTGCGTAGATAAATATGTTGTACAATCAGTTTAATTTTCAATCGTTTCTTCGATAggacaatatttgttaaattatatgacaaaatcttATATGAACATTTATAatctgtaattatatatttattaatcttttacaCAATATTGGTAATTGTTGCGTAATTAACATTTCGAAAtagtattttgataaaactttaacGATATGACAAATCATCTTAACAATTagtgatatatttaaaaattaaagttggaAGAAAGttctttaataattgaaaaaaatattataacggtattatgtataaaatatttagaaatataattaaacggTATACGTGATGTTTACAAAgatgaataattatttctaaattttattgtagaaatattacaaaataaaatattgtacattacaaaatattatacattttaaataacggattaaacaatttttcaaataattaaaaaatttttacaactttatgttagatttgtttactttttgaaatattatttagaagttTCAATATGACAAAACTGTTGCGTTATGACGTATcatcttagcgcaattattattgtgaaacttttgccaatttattattgtgtaaaatttgCACAATGTACCTATCGAGGTTAACGACTCTGAATCGATCCTTTATAAAGAacatatttagtaaaaaaaaaaaaatttgaatttttatttataataattatctgcTGTGTCCGTCGGAGATAGATCTGAGGACCTTGCTCTCCATTACATCATCGCGTAATGAAGGAATTTAAGGAAATGTTGTGCACACATCGAAGAAAATTTATTAGTGCCTGACTAAGAGACACTTAACTAGCATCATATAAGACTGGTCCATGGCCCAGATCCTCTATGCCCTTCAACGATCAACTATAAAAACCCCCTGCAAGTGCATCGTCGGCTTGCAGACCTCTACATTTGTGCGCGATCGCCGATTCTTTTCGAACATTAGTTTCCACAAGAAATCATCAGCGATTATTTCCAAGATGTTGTTTAGAATCGCGCACCAGAAACTAATGAGAAGTAGCAACGTATGCTAAATCGCATGCTGATGTGCACGATTATCTTGTGCTTTCTACTGATATTTGTCGTTATTAGTATCATACTGGTGTTAATTTATAAACCGATTTACGTTTGGAAGATCTACCTACCTTATTGAAGAACCTAAGACTCTCCGTTTCTCTTCGAAATTTTCACATCATTGTCAACAATcgcaattttttgtaattcaaaAGCCTGATAAATTATTgagtacaagaaaaaaaatgaatggaTCAACGCAGCAAAGTGTACTTCATATGCTTCTGGTGCTCTCCGTGATAACTTTGACGAGATGCGCGTTGCTAGAGATGTCCCAGATTCTCTGGAATAAGACGGTGGCCGGAGGCATGACGAAAATTGGCAGGTTGGACCCGTTGAGAGTGCCATTGATCAAGGTTGATCAGTCCGAAGGCGACGCTAATTACAGAGTGATTCTGAGGAATTTGGAGATCGTCGGTCTTAATGGATCGGTCTTGGAGAGCATCCACATCGCTCGTGGAGAACTGAAGTCCAATCTGAGTGAACTCCAAGCTGGATACGTGAGCTACAGCGACCTTAGAGATGTGGATGCTATCAAATATAGGTTTCACACTGTGATGAGGGAGCCTAGTACGCCCAGGCAGAGTTTCGAAGCCATCGTTTCGCCTATCAATCGAGCTGTTGACGTAAGACCCTCTTCGCGATATCAGGATGCTCGCTTCGATCGGTTACAGCAGGATCAACACCGCTCTAAAACGTTCGAGCAAAGTCGGCAGTATGAACAACAGATACCTTACCAACCTGACGTTActtctaatgttttttataGAGGCAATCTGAGAACAACAAGCAATTTTCATGCAAATCCTGCTGGGAACAACGACAATGTTAAGCGACCGGCTTACATTCAGCCTATTTATACACAGAGAACGAAAAGTTCCCAAGGATATCATGGAAGTTCGCAGAAAAATGAAGACACGATCGATTGTGACAATACAAAGCCCTCCCAATTCAACGGAAATCAAGGCAATCGACAGTATGATCGACAAAGCGTCAATGCCGGATATTATGGAGAACGAGTCGGAGATACTgaggtttaaaaattattttataatagtacttataatttgtttaattaaattgggttaatttttaatataaatttataaatagtaagatattatttatagcaATACTGTTATAGAAGAAGGTCGTCAATACTAACATATCACTTTGATTTTAGATTGTCTTTTTTAAGCAAAACTAAATGAAATTTTGgaaacataaataaaactagaaagtatcttttattggataatattttaagcataattcatttattgtttcaaaaattgtttaattttttgttttttttttaattctcgtgtattattgtttttgtagaatttatttgcaaattttatgaagtaacattacaaatttagttaaatttttaagatactaataaaattctagtaaatatttctaaaaaagtaattttaatttacctagttgtttaaaagttattttatttaaaacaacaatAAAATAGGGTCATTTTTGCTGCataaactattatataaataaaattcttcattgttttcttttttatagatAGTTTCAGAAACAAAGTTTGGACATTTATGACCAAAAGTTTTTGTCGTTCAATaagaaagagataaatataAGAAGCTTGcagcttttaaattttaagaatttttaactGACTTTGCAGGGCTAAAACGTTCTTAAatgcaatttgtaaaagaaaaccGTGCTTTATTTTTGCCTTTGAAAAATTagttaatagattttatattagaaaaattattgatatgtaaattataaatgtttacttCTTTAATTGACTAATCAGACAATTTTCTGACGATAGTAATAAagtatgtttcttttttttccaaggaATAAGGAGATTTAAGAGACATATACATTGActactttcttttataatatttttatataactgatacgtttatgtatttaaaaatacagtaTAATGAATATGCAATAACTTTCAAACCACAAAATTTACTGAAACAGATTTCCGCATCGGAAACAGTTGAGACTAGATTGAAAAATCAAGGTGGTGTAACACCTACGTTGTATAATGGAGAACAGTCTCGGCGATCGAACGTCGCATCTTCCGGCAATGTTAAATCGTCCAGAAACGGAATGATAGAACGTTCGGGTTTCATCGATATTGTATACGCGGGCAATAAAACTAACAGCAGCGTAAAACACTTTGGCAATCTAGGTACTGATCTCAGAGAAAATCGACGAGTATACGGTATCGACGACGTCATGAAGgtgcttaaaatttttttttaatttacaattgtttaattgtaGTAAATATCATACGAAATTGTATCaccatttttaagtttttgcGTAATTTACGTTttgattgtaaatttattattacagaaTATTCGGGAGAACACAAAATTTTTCATCTACAATTTTACGGAAGGTGAAGCCCTAAAAAAGAGAAATGACATAGTTAAAGCTGCGATAGAAGCCAAAAGATTGAAAGATCTAATCAGATATGCAAAGAACTATCAGGAGCAGCAAGGATATTTCGAAGAAGGCATGCAGCTGATCTATCATTATGGCGGAATAGATGTAAAAAATGACAGCATCTCTCAACAAAATCTCAATGATACTAGGAGAACAAAACGAGCGCATCCTGAAGAGACATTTGATGTAAGATTATTTAATTGCCCTGATTTAGCAAAATATTTGGACCACATAATAGTGTTCCGTAATTAATAACTCTgtctgaaaaatattattactttttttgcaatatttaagattttttttatgaaaaattgaaattattttctgtaaaatgcattttttaaagttgaatatTTTAGCCATGTTAGATGAAGAATTTAAACAGAAGTTTcctaagataataaatttttggtgACAATTTCCAATAAAGTCATatgtttatattacatatgtattgtatatatatatatatatatttataatttgtaggTGCTATCGATACTTACACagtataatatattgtaatagaTTTTGCTAAAagtatatacatgtaaattatataattattacatatatataaataattgaataatgtatatgtgtatatacaataGCCATATTTCAAAAGCTCTAAAAGCTCTACTTGTTTACACTAATTTTCAAAGTTCAAGGAAAAATTtggttatttctaaaaatttcgaaaattactctggttatttttatagatacttTGTATCAACTTGTCTttgaaaaatacgaaaataacCCGAGTGGTTTTCGAAAACCTAAATTTTTCCTTCAATTTGGACAATTATCTTTGAAACTAGTTTAGAACATATAGTCATATGTGATGTTTTGGTCTCGAATTAGCGTGAGAAATCACGTAAAATCTTATAGAATACTTAACAACCCTGTATATCTCTGTAAACATTCTAGGACGATGTGATGCATGTGATTTTGAGAATACGCGTTCCGTTGCTTCAAGTAAAGTCTCAGTATACGCTTATGGGAAAAGTGGGGAAAGAGATGTTACGTGGCAACGGTCTGCTTACCGGAAACTTTAGTAAGATAATACTTGCATTCTGTGAAATATCGCTGAGATATCCTGAAAATGATGAAAAGTTATGTAcacatttccattttttcaaCAGCCGATGTAGTGGGCGACTTTACGCTGGAACTAAAGAAGATCAATGAAGAATTAATCGTTCGTACTGCTAAAGCGAAACTATTCGCAAAGGATAAGAAAGTCAATTTTCAAGATATAAATGAAGAGGGACCGATGCAAGCTATTCTCAAGCATGGTAAGTATGATTTAAACATACATGCAATTTGCGACAATATGAAGAAatcttgtaacttttattgcaaattttgatatctatttttctcggaaatataaataaagtaggGTAAATGATTCAATCATTGACAGTATTCAAATGAACACTGGAAACGCAATCTAAAATgtcttctttctttaattacttgattaaagttttacttttattaaaaatatattaagcacaattaaatattatacaaatgttacataataacataatttatgtattagaAAAGGGTTTTAAGATCGAATTTTCAGTATTTGGGTCATTATCAGTAATTGGGCTATTTACTCTAAATCGCTAAATACTTCTTTTGGAGAAGAGAAATAAGCATAAGTAACAATTAGATGTTAATTGTCAAAATAAGTTGAGTGATAGCTAAAAATCTGGTCTTACCAATTACATGTCACGTTGGTTTTTGTCGCGCGACGAGGCTCTTCCGTAATTACTTGGCAGAATGAAAAGCCGAATTCTTTCTTGGAAAGTAGCGTAGGCCGATCCGCGATATGGCGATACCGCTTGTCCCGCGCGCCGTTGTCACTGCACAGAAATACATTTCTTTACATTcagtacttttatttaattagcctatatttatttcacagaaataatataattttaaataaaacattgcgttgaatacaaattttttgtttttttttcttcattaaatcACATTGTTTggcagaaaaaatataattaattaaaacaatatttttcgataaaataacaattactttaattacatttaacaatCTTTCCGCGATCGCTCCATGAGATTTCCACTTATGTAGCCAACTACCGCTAAGTGTCTAGCAGGACTGTTTATAGTAATTCATAAGTAATGTTTAGTGTAGGGATATAAAATTTCACGGTGCAAGTTTTGACCACCCATGGCTTAATCCCGCCTTCGGTTCATCTTCCGCAACAGTGTgtactatttaaaataaagtaattataccCTATATGGccttcttaaaattttttgtcagtTTGCTGAATCTATCATTAAAAACTGATGGCTAGATTCAAAGtatgaaacatttctaaatattaatttgaaatttgggataattttaaatatttatgtgggTGCAGTAAAGATTTTTCGAAAGGTACGTTTTCGAAAGATAGGATACATATGTACTCAATATGacctaattatattatatgttttcttctttttcacaaaaagtgaaaaatggaTAATAGAGTGTTACATTTGTAAGTTTATTAACACATTGATATATTTACTGACATATTAACATGTAAGAGTACgcaaagaattattttcatcAACAATCTATTAAGTAAACATTTGACTTTTCTTAACTTTTTCCCCCTAAGACCATGGTTTATAAAACACAATTTGGTAGatagattaaaatttacgatcTGAAATAAGTAAAAGAACCCCGaaagaaatgaataattaaGTGTGTTCTCATTATTAAGCTAGGCCGTATTGGTTCAAacttataaagaattattttctcTGCTTATAAGCAGGACGTTAtgacgaaaatataaattaactataGCGTTGTTAAGTATAAATACAGAACTACAACAATGTAAACTGTGGAGATTAATGCCATCATATAATAGTTATAGAAAGCAGTCTCACGACATATTAAATCATGAGAAAcataatcaagaaaattttacttttatttttattgtcaacAACAAAATACACAAACTGAGCAGTAAAATGTTGTAAACAAGTCACGTTGACAGACTGTACGGCATGCTAGAGTTCTTTGTTAATCATGTAACTACTTAAAAACAGCAAGTAGGCGCCATATTGGGCAGTAGACCATATAGGGTACAATTAccttacattaaattttaaaaggaaattaaaaggatttaaaaggaaattattttaagtataacatgatcatataaattacatataagtgagagtattttactgaaataatactataattttattattaaaataatatacttatttaacacaaagaaattgaaatttaagGAAAGTATTACTTTCAatgaaattgattaaaaagacaatttaactatttaaaaaatagatttactttaagataaatataaatgtatattacaaGGAAAGTCAAACAActgcattatttaatttaaatttattttattttggttaGACTATTGtaatgcataaatttatttggatttaaaaaaaaggggtTAAACCCAAAAAACGTTTCTCTCTGTGTGCCTTAAGCAGTacgcatataaaaaaaaggaagatgaCGGGAAGGTTCCCGACACGTGTgtgtttcaaatttttaaatgttccgTTTGGTTTCGCTTCATTAACACATGAGGAAACCAgaattgtatgtacatatacaaaCCGTCGCGATAATCAATGCTGCGTATTGTCGGACCCGATCGCGTGTAGGTAAGCCGATATTCGAGTAAAAGTTCTCGCTTTCTTGCGAACGCAACCGAACGAGATCGTAACGAAACGATCCCGCGCGACATTAACTCGGTTAATTTCTCATTCTGTTGActttcctcctccttctctttctcttccagGTTTAATGGCTGCGGAGGCAGTCGCTGCGATGCTCGCCGACGACTTCGCGACCAAGGGACTCAGTGAGAGGACGGCCGACGCATTGATCTACAGGATGTATAAGGATTTACCAGTCAATTAATCAGTCTGTCTGATTGCTCGAGGCAATCGAGGACTTTACTTCATTTTCCTGCTTGCCGatcatgttttattttatatacagattTATTTCTTCACTTTATTTTCTTAGTAGTACAAGTATTTGAAGGtacgactttttttttatcttacgacatttattaatttcttaaatctatTTGTATATCTGAATAAGATAACTTTGGTATTTTTATGCCGCAGGAGAATTTACAAgcaaacgttaaaaaaaaaataaaataaaataaaaggagtaAATGTAACTTGCTCACAAACACTATTGCATTTATGTTATGTTAGCATTGTATTGTGTATTCAGTTTTCTGCTGTTAACAAAACCATTGTGAGTTGAATCAATTTGCGAATACTGTGAGTAACGTAACGTAGCAGATGTGTTACaatctacgtaaaatgattattctCTTTATAAGGAGTGTAAAAGGCTTAGTGATTATTTCGTGATACATAAGGGTAAAGGAATGATAAAGGATGAAGTATACTAAAATATAAGAGTTTAGCTTTCGTATTCTTTGTTCAGCTTGACTTGTCCTACTTGTGAGTGGTTATATATATCCCTTTCTTTTATATACAGCAAAAATGTTGAAGTTTCtaaaagtttctaaaatataagaaagtaaatattttgtttctttaatttttttaatcgtagacagtataaagtttttaatggtataattcatttattttaaatatagtaaataatattttataaattaagtttttgatAGG contains:
- the LOC105203818 gene encoding protein takeout; protein product: MQSSVYIFGFLFIKIGFVAVGARDIPPYLKICHRNDSNLNGCIKQSIDLLRPYLKTGIPALQIPSCEPLRVPQIEISQSAGPVSIRSTYTDIEVQGGTSFILKRVKIDMDNNRVKLKLYIPRLEMNAQYNMKGNILMLPLNGNGLAKGNFTDIDVTAIIQNERYQSQKTNETHIRVTDFYVDFDVGNANIHLDNLFNGDKTLSDSMNLFLNNNWKAVVAEMKPALENTVSEIFKTFANKIYSKVSLDTLLPP
- the LOC105203862 gene encoding uncharacterized protein LOC105203862, with protein sequence MNGSTQQSVLHMLLVLSVITLTRCALLEMSQILWNKTVAGGMTKIGRLDPLRVPLIKVDQSEGDANYRVILRNLEIVGLNGSVLESIHIARGELKSNLSELQAGYVSYSDLRDVDAIKYRFHTVMREPSTPRQSFEAIVSPINRAVDVRPSSRYQDARFDRLQQDQHRSKTFEQSRQYEQQIPYQPDVTSNVFYRGNLRTTSNFHANPAGNNDNVKRPAYIQPIYTQRTKSSQGYHGSSQKNEDTIDCDNTKPSQFNGNQGNRQYDRQSVNAGYYGERVGDTEISASETVETRLKNQGGVTPTLYNGEQSRRSNVASSGNVKSSRNGMIERSGFIDIVYAGNKTNSSVKHFGNLGTDLRENRRVYGIDDVMKNIRENTKFFIYNFTEGEALKKRNDIVKAAIEAKRLKDLIRYAKNYQEQQGYFEEGMQLIYHYGGIDVKNDSISQQNLNDTRRTKRAHPEETFDDDVMHVILRIRVPLLQVKSQYTLMGKVGKEMLRGNGLLTGNFTDVVGDFTLELKKINEELIVRTAKAKLFAKDKKVNFQDINEEGPMQAILKHGLMAAEAVAAMLADDFATKGLSERTADALIYRMYKDLPVN